From the genome of Macrobrachium nipponense isolate FS-2020 chromosome 43, ASM1510439v2, whole genome shotgun sequence, one region includes:
- the LOC135213790 gene encoding serine/arginine repetitive matrix protein 2-like yields the protein MRSKQGAVRVMTHYGGSCPGGGGGGGGGGGGRFRRKIKSGGGRSGGYSQVSSCQQPIVQTVAGFRELSTPPFTEHSFNHTVHRAVSTPPFTEHSFNPTVHRAEFQHHHSQSIALTTPFTEHSFSHTVQRAEFQPPPFTEQRNPTPPFNRAELQPPPFTEQKQSLNHTVHRAELQPHRSQSRASTTPFTEQSFNHTVHRAELQPHRSQSRASTPPFTEQSFNPTVHRAELQPHRSQSRASTTPFKEQSFNPTVHRAEFKPHRSQSRASTTPFTEQSFNHTVHRAELQPHRSQSRASTTPFTEQSFNHTVHRAELQPHRSQSRASTTPFTEQNFNHTVHRAELQPHRSQSIASATPFKEQNFKPHRSMSRASTTTPFTAELQTTPFTEQSFNHTVHRAELQPHRSQSRASTTPFTEQSFNHTVHRAELQPHRSQSRASTTPFTEQSFNHTVHRAEASTTPFIEQSFTTPFKEQSFHTVHRGRHELQPHRSQSRTSTTPFTKQSFNHTVHRAEFQPHRSQSIASTPPFTEQNFNPTVHRAEFQPHRSQSRASTTPFTEQSFNHTVHRAELQPHRSQSRTSHHTVHRAELQPTPFTSETSTPTVHRAELQSPFTKKKVSNHTFTEQSFNHTVHREKLQPHRFTELQTTDRFTERNFNPHPFTEQNFNHTVPQRKSFPTTTKKFTRAYLSTPFHRAELQFTTVQRAEFSTTNRSQSETSPPVQRRVSTPPFTEQSFNHTVHRAELQPHRSQSRTSTTPFKELSFNHTVHRAKLHPTVHRAELQSQRSTEKISTQPLQSETSTPPFTEQNFNHTVYRAELQPHRSQSRTSTPPFTEQNFNPTVHRAELQPHRSQSRTSTTPFTEQNFNPTVHRAEFQPHRSQSRASTPPFTEHSFNHTVHRAELQPHRSQSRVSTTPFTQSNRPSRRVQPQFIEQFTRSQSRASPQFTEQSFNHTVHRSIKLHHTVHKQELQPQPFHRAEASTTPVHRGISFNHNRSQVARTNQPPRSQRQSRTSTTRSPRQEAFHTVHRAELQPHHSSTPPFTEQSFNHTVHRAELQPHRSQSRASTTPFTEQNFNPTVHRAEFQPTVHREEFQPHRSQRRVSTPPFTEQNFNPTVHRAEFQPHRSQSRASTPPFTEQNFNPTVHRAELQPHRSQSRASTPPFTEQG from the exons ATGCGGTCAAAACAGGGGGCAGTAAGGGTCATGACTCACTACGGGGGCTCTTGTCCAG gaggaggaggaggaggaggaggaggaggagggggtcgATTTAGGAGAAAGATTAAGAGCGGCGGAGGACGGAGCGGAGGGTATAGCCAGGTCTCATCATGCCAACAACCCATTGTTCAGACCGTCGCAGGTTTCCGTGAG CTTTCAACCCCACCGTTCACAGAGCATAGCTTCAACCACACCGTTCACAGAGCAGTTTCAACCCCACCGTTCACAGAGCATAGCTTCAACCCCACCGTTCACAGAGCAGAGTTTCAACACCACCATTCGCAAAGCATAGCTTTAACCACACCGTTCACAGAGCATAGCTTCAGCCACACCGTTCAAAGAGCAGAATTTCAACCCCCACCGTTCACAGAGCAGAGAAACCCAACCCCACCGTTCAACAGAGCAGAGCTTCAACCACCACCGTTCACAGAGCAGA AGCAGAGCCTCAACCACACCGTTCACAGAGCAGAGCTTCAACCACACCGTTCACAGAGCAGAGCTTCAACCACACCGTTCACAGAGCAGAGCTTCAACCACACCGTTCACAGAGCAGAGCTTCAACCACACCGTTCACAGAGCAGAGCTTCAACCCCACCGTTCACAGAGCAGAGTTTCAACCCCACCGTTCACAGAGCAGAGCTTCAACCACACCGTTCACAGAGCAGAGCTTCAACCACACCGTTCAAAGAGCAGAGTTTCAACCCCACCGTTCACAGAGCAGAGTTTAAACCCCACCGTTCACAGAGCAGAGCCTCAACCACACCGTTCACAGAGCAGAGCTTCAACCACACCGTTCACAGAGCAGAGCTTCAACCACACCGTTCACAGAGCAGAGCTTCAACCACACCGTTCACAGAGCAGAGCTTCAACCACACCGTTCACAGAGCAGAACTTCAACCACACCGTTCACAGAGCAGAGCTTCAACCACACCGTTCACAGAGCAGAACTTCAACCACACCGTTCACAGAGCAGAGCTTCAACCCCACCGTTCACAGAGCATAGCTTCAGCCACACCGTTCAAAGAGCAGAACTTCAAACCACACCGTTCTATGAGCAGAGCTTCAACAACCACACCGTTCACAGCAGAGCTTCAAACCACACCGTTCACAGAGCAGAGCTTCAACCACACCGTTCACAGAGCAGAGCTTCAACCACACCGTTCACAGAGCAGAGCTTCAACCACACCGTTCACAGAGCAGAGCTTCAACCACACCGTTCACAGAGCAGAACTTCAACCACACCGTTCACAGAGCAGAGCTTCAACCACACCGTTCACAGAGCAGAGCTTCAACCACACCGTTCACAGAGCAGAAGCTTCAACCACACCGTTCATAGAGCAGAGCTTCACCACACCGTTCAAAGAGCAGAGTTTCCACACCGTTCACAGAGGCAGA CATGAGCTTCAACCACACCGTTCACAGAGCAGAACTTCAACCACACCGTTCACAAAGCAGAGCTTCAACCACACCGTTCACAGAGCAGAGTTTCAACCACACCGTTCACAGAGCATAGCTTCAACCCCACCGTTCACAGAGCAGAACTTCAACCCCACCGTTCACAGAGCAGAGTTTCAACCACACCGTTCACAGAGCAGAGCTTCAACCACACCGTTCACAGAGCAGAGCTTCAACCACACCGTTCACAGAGCAGAGCTTCAACCACACCGTTCACAGAGCAGAACTTCTCACCACACCGTTCACAGAGCAGAGCTTCAACCAACACCGTTCACGAGCGAAACTTCAACCCCCACCGTTCACAGAGCAGAACTTCAATCACCGTTCACGAAGAAGAAAGTTTCAAACCACACGTTCACAGAGCAGAGCTTCAACCACACCGTTCACAGAGAGAAACTTCAACCACACCGTTTCACAGAGCTTCAAACAACAGACCGGTTCACAGAGCGAAACTTCAACCCCCACCCGTTCACAGAGCAGAACTTCAATCACACCGTTCCACAGAGAAAGAGTTTTCCAACCACAACCAAAAAGTTCACGAGAGCTTACCTTTCAACACCGTTCCACAGAGCAGAACTTCAATTCACAACCGTTCAAAGAGCAGAGTTTTCAACCACAAACCGTTCACAGAGCGAAACTTCACCCCCCGTTCAGAGAAGAGTTTCAACCCCACCGTTCACAGAGCAGAGCTTCAACCACACCGTTCACAGAGCAGAACTTCAACCACACCGTTCACAGAGCAGAACTTCAACCACACCGTTCAAAGAGCTGAGTTTCAACCACACCGTTCACAGAGCGAAACTTCACCCCACCGTTCACAGAGCAGAACTTCAATCACAGCGTTCAACAGAGAAGATTTCAACACAACCGTTACAGAGCGAAACTTCAACCCCACCGTTCACAGAGCAGAACTTCAATCACACCGTTTACAGAGCAGAGCTTCAACCCCACCGTTCACAGAGCAGAACTTCAACCCCACCGTTCACAGAGCAGAACTTCAACCCCACCGTTCACAGAGCAGAGCTTCAACCACACCGTTCACAGAGCAGAACTTCAACCACACCGTTCACAGAGCAGAACTTCAACCCCACCGTTCACAGAGCAGAGTTTCAACCACACCGTTCACAGAGCAGAGCTTCAACCCCACCGTTCACAGAGCATAGCTTCAACCACACCGTTCACAGAGCAGAGCTTCAACCACACCGTTCACAGAGCAGAGTTTCAACCACACCGTTCACACAGAGCAACAGACCTTCAAGACGAGTTCAACCACAGTTCATAGAGCAGTTCACACGTTCACAGAGCAGAGCTTCACCACAGTTCACAGAGCAGAGCTTCAACCACACCGTTCACAGA AGCATTAAGCTTCACCACACCGTTCACAAGCAAGAGCTTCAACCACAACCGTTTCACAGAGCAGAGGCTTCAACCACACCGGTTCACAGAGGCATTAGCTTCAACCACAACCGTTCACAGGTAGCCAGAACCAACCAACCACCCCGTTCACAGAGACAGAGCAGAACTTCAACCACACGTTCACCGAGGCAGGAAGCCTTCCACACCGTTCACAGAGCAGAGCTTCAACCACACCATTCATCAACCCCGCCGTTCACAGAGCAGAGCTTCAACCACACCGTTCACAGAGCAGAACTTCAACCCCACCGTTCACAGAGCAGAGCTTCAACCACACCGTTCACAGAGCAGAACTTCAACCCCACCGTTCACAGAGCAGAGTTTCAACCCACCGTTCACAGAGAAGAGTTTCAACCCCACCGTTCACAGAGAAGAGTTTCAACCCCACCGTTCACAGAGCAGAACTTCAACCCCACCGTTCACAGAGCAGAGTTTCAACCCCACCGTTCACAGAGCAGAGCTTCAACCCCACCGTTCACAGAGCAGAACTTCAACCCCACCGTTCACAGAGCAGAGCTTCAACCACACCGTTCACAGAGCAGAGCTTCAACCCCACCGTTCACAGAGCAGGGTTGA